One Gadus macrocephalus chromosome 17, ASM3116895v1 genomic window, CCACAGTAGAAATATACTTAATCAAATCCACTTCTGAACACCTCAACCACTCACGCAAATTAGTTTTTGCTGGTCGGATATATCTCCATAACAAAATAGGAAACAAGGTATAACTCTGCCCCTTGCAAACCAAAataagttctgctataacatagtaCTACTGCTGGATCCAACGTAACCCAGGAAGTCGTTTAGGTATACTACAGTCTGCTCACGTTTTAAGTGCCGATCAAAAAGCCCTCCATAATATCTTTGGTCTAGGAGCCaacgtctgcgtgtgtgtgtgctgtaggcGAGACAGGGCAGTGTAACAGAGGGTGGCGGCCGCCAGGGAAGGCCTTACCACAGATCCCATCGTTGACCCGCGAGGAGGGACTGTACCGGGGGTGGAAGCCAAGGTTGACGCAGTAGAATCGGCCATTTGGACAGGCCGCCGTGCCTGGGAGAAGCACCCACATGGAGGTCATGTTATAACATACAGCCGCCATACACACCGGTGTTACAAATGGTGATACCGTTCGTCGACTTTGATTTCATACGCTACACATTGTAGTACTTTGCTAAACAAATAAGTATACTTTTATCCAGCAAGTCATACGAGGATATTTATGTGAACAAAACACACGTATCTACCATGTTTGGCAATAAATGTATAAGCCTAATAAGGTAGAGTAACACATTAATAACACATTAAAAAGATACAAGCGATGCTTTTTGGAGAGCCACATTTGATAGATCCGTTACCTCAACTACAACCATTGGACCCTCACTCCTCACCAAGCAGATCTCTGAAACCTCCACACGACTCACCTGGTTCATCCGAACCGTCATCGCAGTCGCAGTAGTCATCGTTCACCTGCTCGAAGAGGATCATCTTAGAGCCATCGATGCACAGGAACGACTTTCTCTCCCTGTAGAAGCGCTTATCTGCAGGGAGAAACACACCTTGTGTGAATAACCACACACATGGATGTCAGGCTATCGCACTGCAAACCCGACGTGGCTCATCACTAATTCGGCCCAATGGCATTCCTCAACAGGCattcataaataaataggcATGTTCCAAAGCGTTCCTTTTAAAACACGAAATCAATACTTGTAGATATTTATATCAGAGGAGCTGTAGTATGCATACAGGGAGGATGACCCATGCTTTTACGATGTGTTATGCAGAATATTGACATAGTGACATGCATATACAGTGTGAGATGACGCTGAGCAGGCACAATGTCCACCATGTACAATATGTTTAACGGCAGTCATACACGACCCATGTCGCGACACCCCACTTACAGGACAGAGATATCCCTCTGATTTTCCGGGCGTCAACGCGAAGGGACGGCAGGGCACAAGCGAGGACCACAAGAATGCAAGACCGCATGTCAAGTGCATTGAGCCCCAAGAATACgaggtgacgtgtgtgtgtgtgtgtgtgtgtgtgggtgggtgggtgtgtgtctgtgtttgtgtgttaatgtgcatgtgtgcatgtgtgtgggtgtgtgggtgtcagcgtgtatgtgtctgtttggtaaatgtgttttaatgttATGGACACTTTATTCACTCAGCGTGTTGGGATTTGTAACGCTGCCAGTCCAGCGTTCACCTCGGCGTCTTCCTGAAACACGCCGTCACGTGACGTCGGGTCACGTGAAAATGGGATTATTTCCACCAATCAGCCAGGAGAGGCGCGTTCGCCTATCTCAACGTGTGAAAAAGCTGGATATAatagtttaatttaatttaatttaataaacaTGCCTCATGTAGCGTTTTCACGAAGGTTTACCATACTGCAAAATAcatagtaaaaaataaaataaagaaaaaaacataaataatcaaatCTTTCCGTTTTATGTGTAAATATAGTGCTGATTTGACTCCACAGACCACCACGTGTTACATGCAGTAGTAGTGTTTCAGCTCTCCGCTAAACAGCCTTATTACTGGGATGTCAGCACATGAGAGCAGGGGAAGATGTAGTGGTTCATAACACCGGCGGGGAGGCAAAACACCTGGTCGTCAGAGATAGGACAGAACAGGACGCTAGGGGACACTAGAGTTGGCCTAAACGCAATCTAAGCTACAATAAATCAGCAAGCTGTCATAAAATTTAATTTAAGTCTATAGGATGTTAACTACAGCCCGTCGTATATTCGTTAAGTGCCCTTATTAAATCATCAGAACATATTAATTCGCTGATATTCTTGTAGCGTAGAATTTTAATCTTTTTCTTTATCAAACCGAATATATTCTAGTgtaaaaatgtaggcctacacatgtgATATCCTTGAGGACCCAAGTGAACACAAACATCATGCAGAGTCATGGAAACCATGGAAACAGAGTCAGGTCTACTCACATCTCTTCATGTCTTCCATCGATTTAGAGAAATGGATTTGGtactttctttattattaatgcaggctatgctGATCTGAAACCAAACCGATGGATGGCATCAACTGTCAATCATTCTTTTCAGGCTGGATTCATCTCTATAGATTACGTTTCCTCAGTCCAAGTGAAGTGAAAGAAAATATCGGGAAGATGCTATCATCCTCTGAGAAATACTTTCGGGGAATCATGGACATAATTAGAGGATAACTGTCAGAATAATGTGGACTGGAACACAGTGTGAGCACATAACAGTCCTTCCAACCCATTGAGTCTTGTTCAGTAACGTCCACTTGCCCTCGCTAAAATGTCCCCTCATTCACTCGCTGATCCTCATAATCAACACTTATATCTCATTTTGTATTCAAATGTGTAGCAAGCGCAGTATTGGTAAAGAGTGTGTGTCCATGATTTATTTGACAGGGGAGGGGCGCTTCTAAATGATTTCCTAATTAAATGTTAGTTTCTCCGTTGCTGAATATTTAGCCTTCATGTGCCTCTAAAAAATTAATGAAATCTGCCTTATCTCAAACATTTTATCAAGCCAGCATTTTAAGCATTTCTAGGCGAGTTTCCCAGTGCAGGATAGAACAAACAGAAGATGCAAGTCGtttaaaatactttttattagtcgtaaaaaaaactttacacaatttacaaaaaaataGATACTTTTCTGTTCTTTCTTAGGCACTTTTAAGCCCCCCATTATGGAGCTTATTTCTGACTCTAAAACCCTGTCTCCACGGGTGTCTACAGCTGCTTCTCGTGGTTGGGATGGAGGCCGTACGGGCTGCACAGAGACCCTTTACTCTGCAGGTACAGATCTCGAATCACGCCCGGGAAGGAGTAGTCCAGCGGGGGGCGCAGCCCCGGGAAACCGGGCATCCCGCCGGACGTCACGTAGGGCGACATGAAACCGGCGAGACCGGCGCCCCCGGCGGCGCCTGCCGAGGAGTACGCCAGGCGCAGCGGGCTGAGGCCAAACCGCGGGCCCAGGCCGTACAGGCCTTCCCCCACAGACGTTGTGCACGCGGGCGCATGGAGCGGGGAGAAGGCCGACTTGTTGGTCCCCACCAGGGCGGGCCTACCCTGGGCCAGTGCCCCCGTCGCGAGTCCGAAACCGGGTCTGAAGTGAAacgcgtggtggtggtggtggtggtggggtttgtggtgggggtggtggtggtggtgctgaggcGCGTCCGCCAGCCTGTGGTCCTTGGAGCCCTGCAGGAGGAGCTCGATGGCCCTCACCACGTCGCCGTCGCACGTCctcaccgccgccgccagcgcGTCCCGCTTCTCCCGCGGGAAGATCCTGCTCATGACGTCGGTGGGGTCAGGGAGGTCCCTGGACGCCGAGACccccagggtggtggtggtggtggtggtggtgggggtggggctgaGCTCCAGGCCGTGGTAAGGGGATTCCTTGGGCTTCTCCGGGGCTTCATCGCTCCCGGACTCGGGGTCCGAGGACGACGGGGGGGACCGGGGGGGGCTCTGCGTGGTCGAGGGGTCCGACAGGTGGTCGGAGCAGGGCGGGGAGCGGCGGTCCCCGTCGTCGCTCTCGAGGACGGCGGGGTTCGTGCGCCTCTTTCCCGGGGACGTCCCGCCGCGGGGGAGCAGGGGCGAGGGGGAGGTCTGGTGGTGCGTAAAGAGCGAGCGGGCCATGAAGCCGCTGTAGAAGTTGTACTTGCTCATCTGGTCTCCTGCGATGGAAAAATAAACGAGTTAATCATAAGATGAGTTGGAGTTGGACAAAGTTATactggtggtgtaatggtgtagCAGGCTTATATTTCCTCTCGGGTCTGGTTAAATGTTGttactgttttatttatttataaaacagTAACATATTTTCGCTGCGGTTTTCAGATAAATCTGGAAACCTGGCCAAAGTTTAAAATGCGCGCTAGGGCTTCATTCCCAAAACTCACCGTCATGCTGATGAGTGGATCCGAGGACGTCAAATCCCGCCAGAGTTTTGGAGTTGGTGTTGTTATTCTCCGTGGACATCCCGGTAGAAAATGTCATACCGGTTGTTTCTCCCGCTCCTCCGGGGCCCGTGTACAGCATCTGGAGCTCATgcgcctcgctctcctcctgcGCCTG contains:
- the dmrta2 gene encoding doublesex- and mab-3-related transcription factor A2 yields the protein MESSIRQHGLHGHTASSLSVGASLFRAPPLFLRTAASAGCGNPVLERGYPRTPKCARCRNHGVVSALKGHKRFCRWRDCACAKCTLIAERQRVMAAQVALRRQQAQEESEAHELQMLYTGPGGAGETTGMTFSTGMSTENNNTNSKTLAGFDVLGSTHQHDGDQMSKYNFYSGFMARSLFTHHQTSPSPLLPRGGTSPGKRRTNPAVLESDDGDRRSPPCSDHLSDPSTTQSPPRSPPSSSDPESGSDEAPEKPKESPYHGLELSPTPTTTTTTTTLGVSASRDLPDPTDVMSRIFPREKRDALAAAVRTCDGDVVRAIELLLQGSKDHRLADAPQHHHHHPHHKPHHHHHHHAFHFRPGFGLATGALAQGRPALVGTNKSAFSPLHAPACTTSVGEGLYGLGPRFGLSPLRLAYSSAGAAGGAGLAGFMSPYVTSGGMPGFPGLRPPLDYSFPGVIRDLYLQSKGSLCSPYGLHPNHEKQL